A window of the Parabacteroides merdae ATCC 43184 genome harbors these coding sequences:
- the rlmN gene encoding 23S rRNA (adenine(2503)-C(2))-methyltransferase RlmN codes for MNEKRRLLGMTLDELKGVAFEAGLPGYAAKQMADWLYKKKVTSIAAMTNIASAKRALLEKNFEVGAVPPSDLMKSVDGTIKYLYPAGPGNFVESVYIPTEDRATLCVSSQVGCKMNCLFCMTGKQGFTKNLSANEILNQIQSLPETEELTNIVFMGMGEPLDNVDELFKVLEILTASYGYAWSPKRITVSTIGVAKGLKRFLEESDCHLAVSLHSPYPDERRSLMPVEKAFPACDIIETIKQYDFTHQRRVSFEYIVFKNLNDDLQHAKALVCLLDKVPCRVNLIRFHAIPNVSLESSDLARMEAFRDTLNAAGIVCTIRASRGEDIFAACGMLSTAKKQQKE; via the coding sequence ATGAATGAGAAAAGACGTTTATTGGGAATGACTTTGGATGAACTGAAAGGAGTGGCTTTTGAAGCCGGACTTCCAGGCTATGCAGCTAAGCAGATGGCTGACTGGCTGTATAAAAAAAAAGTGACTTCTATTGCAGCGATGACGAATATAGCCTCGGCGAAACGTGCCTTGTTGGAGAAAAACTTTGAGGTGGGGGCCGTACCTCCTTCCGACTTGATGAAGTCGGTGGACGGGACGATCAAGTATTTGTATCCTGCCGGTCCTGGTAATTTTGTTGAATCCGTGTACATTCCGACGGAAGACAGGGCGACATTGTGTGTTTCCTCCCAGGTCGGATGTAAAATGAATTGCCTTTTCTGTATGACCGGTAAACAGGGGTTTACCAAGAATTTGTCAGCTAATGAGATTCTGAACCAGATACAATCCTTGCCGGAAACGGAAGAATTGACTAATATCGTTTTTATGGGAATGGGCGAACCTCTGGACAATGTGGATGAACTGTTCAAAGTATTGGAAATCTTGACCGCCTCTTATGGATACGCCTGGAGTCCGAAGCGAATCACGGTTTCGACTATAGGGGTAGCCAAAGGGTTAAAACGGTTTCTTGAAGAGAGTGACTGCCATTTGGCTGTCAGCTTGCATTCGCCTTATCCGGACGAACGGCGATCTTTGATGCCGGTTGAAAAGGCTTTTCCTGCGTGTGATATTATCGAGACGATCAAGCAATATGATTTTACGCATCAACGTCGTGTTTCATTCGAATACATTGTTTTTAAAAATTTGAATGATGATCTTCAACATGCGAAGGCTTTGGTTTGTTTATTAGATAAAGTTCCCTGCAGAGTCAATCTGATCCGTTTTCATGCAATCCCTAATGTGTCGTTGGAAAGTTCGGACTTGGCAAGAATGGAGGCGTTCCGGGACACGTTGAATGCAGCCGGTATCGTTTGTACGATCCGAGCATCACGAGGAGAAGATATATTTGCCGCATGCGGGATGCTTTCTACGGCGAAGAAACAACAAAAAGAATAG
- a CDS encoding adenylyltransferase/cytidyltransferase family protein, which translates to MFKDKTIVYTSGTFDMFHYNHLRMINYARSLADILIVGVSTDELVSSYKAKPIIPFTERLQIIEALKTPDIVIPQHTLDHSEIVKKLNIDAFVVGDDWYGKYDYLKDLGVQVFYFPYGTGVSSSNLKKTIHDSYEANLKSQRQSKPESVKGFGEKE; encoded by the coding sequence ATGTTTAAGGATAAAACGATTGTGTATACATCAGGAACATTCGATATGTTCCATTACAACCATCTTCGGATGATAAATTATGCCCGCAGCCTTGCGGATATTTTGATTGTGGGGGTGAGTACGGATGAATTGGTGTCTTCTTATAAGGCGAAGCCGATCATTCCTTTTACGGAACGTCTGCAAATCATCGAAGCATTGAAAACTCCCGATATTGTCATTCCACAACATACGTTGGATCATTCCGAAATAGTCAAAAAGCTGAATATCGACGCTTTTGTCGTGGGAGACGATTGGTATGGCAAGTATGATTATTTGAAAGACTTGGGCGTTCAGGTATTCTATTTCCCTTACGGGACAGGAGTGTCCTCTTCCAACTTGAAGAAAACGATCCATGATTCATATGAAGCGAATTTGAAGTCTCAACGGCAATCCAAACCTGAATCTGTTAAAGGCTTCGGTGAAAAAGAATAA
- a CDS encoding DUF4837 family protein — MKTHSLLISFLMLLVIMGACSSGPVMRNATGFAYEIVVTMDKADWDAPAGKAIKAELTSDIPGLPQAEPAFKITYVTPDQFNGLLTYVRNVLIVRIDKSQYTKVSLNYENNRWAKGQVVMTLTAPDDAAILEYVKAHPRNIVEFFTKCERNRTIGQLEKEHSPVVMDHVKDRFNVMLSAPANMTYFRDTTGFFWASNNANTGRTDIVVYDFPYKDADTFTADYLIAKRDSVMKLNMPGTFPGSYMATDTAWVTYNPTTVNGKYCGVLRGLWHMKGDMMGGPFVSHARLDEKNNRVVVVEGFVFAPETDKRNFIRRIESALYTLRLPGEFEETQVEKLDVSEEK; from the coding sequence ATGAAAACACATTCTTTATTGATCAGCTTTTTAATGCTTCTTGTCATTATGGGAGCATGTAGTTCGGGCCCAGTGATGAGAAATGCTACCGGTTTCGCCTATGAAATTGTTGTGACGATGGATAAAGCTGATTGGGATGCTCCTGCCGGAAAGGCTATCAAAGCCGAATTGACTTCCGATATTCCAGGATTGCCACAGGCTGAACCTGCCTTTAAGATCACCTATGTGACTCCTGACCAGTTTAACGGTTTGTTAACATATGTGCGCAATGTTTTGATTGTTAGGATAGATAAGTCTCAGTATACGAAAGTTTCACTGAACTATGAGAATAATCGTTGGGCGAAAGGTCAGGTAGTGATGACATTGACAGCTCCTGACGATGCAGCCATTCTTGAATACGTAAAGGCTCATCCGCGGAACATAGTGGAATTTTTTACCAAGTGCGAAAGAAACCGTACGATCGGACAATTGGAGAAGGAACATAGTCCGGTGGTTATGGATCACGTGAAGGACCGTTTTAACGTCATGTTGAGTGCTCCGGCAAATATGACCTATTTCCGTGACACGACCGGCTTTTTCTGGGCTTCCAATAATGCCAATACTGGGCGTACGGATATTGTTGTCTATGATTTCCCATATAAGGATGCTGATACTTTCACAGCCGACTATCTGATTGCAAAACGTGACTCTGTCATGAAGCTGAATATGCCGGGGACGTTTCCCGGATCTTATATGGCTACGGATACAGCTTGGGTAACTTATAATCCGACAACGGTAAATGGTAAATATTGTGGTGTGTTGCGCGGTTTATGGCATATGAAAGGCGATATGATGGGAGGACCATTTGTCAGTCATGCACGTTTGGACGAAAAGAACAACCGGGTTGTAGTCGTTGAAGGCTTTGTATTCGCCCCGGAGACGGATAAGCGCAATTTTATCCGCCGTATCGAATCTGCATTGTATACCTTGCGTCTGCCTGGTGAATTTGAAGAAACACAGGTAGAGAAACTGGATGTTTCCGAAGAAAAGTAA
- the pdxA gene encoding 4-hydroxythreonine-4-phosphate dehydrogenase PdxA yields MEERLVKVGITHGDINGIGYEVILKTLSDTRIAELCTPVIYGSSKIAAYHRKVLELPAVNLSIIAQAEDAGANRVNIINCVDDETKVELCQSTTAAGEAAYLALEAAVTDLKRGAVDVLVTAPINKHNIQNEQFHFPGHTEYLEQCFGGLGKKALMILMKDNLRVALVTGHIPLAQVASKITVEDIVSKLRIFNQSLRQDFGIVRPRIAVLALNPHAGDAGLLGKEEEEIIIPAIQEAEKKGVMSFGPYAADGFFGSQVYDKFDGVLAMYHDQGLAPFKTLAMDDGVNYTAGLSIVRTSPAHGTAYDIAGQNVASEESFRQALYAALDIYRNRIRYREATANPLRKQYFDKGGDNEKLDLTKEEDE; encoded by the coding sequence ATGGAAGAACGATTGGTTAAGGTGGGCATAACCCATGGAGATATAAATGGTATCGGTTACGAGGTGATACTGAAAACATTGTCGGATACTCGTATAGCCGAACTTTGCACGCCGGTCATTTACGGCTCGTCAAAGATTGCCGCTTATCACCGGAAGGTCTTGGAATTGCCTGCTGTGAATTTAAGCATCATTGCACAGGCTGAAGATGCCGGGGCAAACCGGGTGAATATTATCAACTGTGTGGATGACGAGACTAAAGTAGAGTTGTGTCAATCTACAACTGCTGCCGGTGAAGCCGCTTATCTGGCTTTGGAGGCTGCCGTTACCGACTTGAAACGCGGTGCGGTGGATGTATTGGTAACGGCTCCGATCAATAAGCACAACATACAGAATGAACAATTTCATTTTCCCGGTCACACAGAATATCTGGAACAATGTTTCGGTGGTTTGGGAAAAAAGGCATTGATGATTCTGATGAAAGATAATCTTCGCGTTGCCTTGGTAACGGGACATATCCCATTAGCACAGGTCGCATCAAAGATTACCGTTGAAGATATTGTGTCCAAATTGCGTATTTTTAATCAGTCACTTAGGCAAGATTTCGGAATCGTGCGTCCCCGTATAGCTGTCCTTGCTTTGAATCCGCACGCTGGAGATGCCGGATTGTTAGGTAAGGAGGAAGAAGAAATCATTATTCCGGCTATCCAGGAAGCAGAAAAGAAGGGAGTAATGTCTTTCGGACCGTATGCTGCTGACGGTTTCTTTGGTTCGCAAGTGTACGATAAATTCGATGGTGTACTGGCTATGTATCATGATCAGGGCTTGGCTCCGTTTAAAACGCTGGCGATGGATGACGGTGTTAATTATACGGCGGGTCTATCAATCGTACGGACTTCACCGGCTCATGGTACGGCTTATGATATTGCCGGCCAGAATGTGGCCTCTGAAGAATCTTTCCGTCAGGCCCTATATGCTGCATTGGATATTTACCGGAATCGTATCCGTTATCGTGAGGCAACAGCCAACCCTCTGCGCAAGCAGTATTTCGATAAAGGAGGTGACAATGAAAAGCTCGACCTGACAAAAGAGGAAGACGAATAA